The genomic region GCTGAGGCACGTCTCGCTGCGTAATGCAGCGCGATACCTCGAATTAAAGCCCTGATTCTGTAGCAGGAATCAGGCGGGGTCCGCAGGCACCTGGCAACAGAAGCCTGCATTTCCTTTCGCTTGAAATCTCTTGCAAATTCGGGCTGTTATGGCCCTTCGAGATTCTGCACCAAGGAGCTGCCCTTAATGGCACAGGACCACATCCGCTACGACATTCTGGCCCAGGAAGCCCTGCGCGGCGTCGTCCGGAAAGTCCTCTCCGAAGTCGCCCGCACCGGCCTGCCGGGCGATCATCACTTCTTTATTTCCTTTGTAACTCAAGCCCCTGGCGTGCGTTTGAGCCAAAAGCTCATCTCCCAGTACGACAAGGAAATGACCATCGTTCTCCAGAACCAGTTCTGGGATCTCAAGGTCACCGAAACCGGTTTCGAGGTTGGCCTGAGCTTTGACGGCATCAACGAAACCCTGTTCATCCCCTTCTCGGCCATCAAGGGTTTCTTCGATCCTTCAGTGCAGTTCGGCCTCCAGTTCGAGGTTGCCGAATCCCAGCCCGGCTCCCAACCCGCAGCCGTCGCGCAAGACGCCGAGGAGATCGATGAAACACCCGACGACGACGGCGAGCCCACGCCCGAGGGTGGCGGGGAAAAGGTCGTCAGCCTCGACTCCTTCCGCAAGAAATAAGAGCGTTTTCAGTGCGTAAGCGCTCGCTCACCATTGCGGGCCACCGCACCTCGATAGCGCTTGAGCCCCAGTTCTGGGACGCGCTCGAAACCATCGCCGCCGAACGTGACATCTCTCTTCCCACCCTGATCGCGGAAATCGACGAGCAGCGCGAGGACACGAACTTATCCTCGTCCATCAGAGTTGCTGTATTGATCTGGTATCAGCAGCGCTCACGGCTCTGACATGTCGAAGGTGAAGGGAGGCTCGGGAAGAGTGAACGTTGGTGGAGGCGAGGAAACAGGTGGCGATGCGTCCTGATCCTCATTGACTTCGCCCTCGCCGTTGGCGGGACCGTTCAATTGCTGCTCGATCGCATCGAGTTCCTGCTGCTGCGCTTCCTGTTCAAGGCGCTCGGCCTCTTCCTGCTCCCGCTGCAGCAATATTTCGGCCTGCCGCCGCGCTTCTTCCTCCATCAGCCGCGCCTGCTCTTCGGCCGCTTCCTGCTGACGCGCTTCCTGCTCGGCCCGTAACGCCTCGAGTTCATCGAGTTCGGTTTCCAGTGCCCGCACCTGGATCGCATCGACCATCGGCCCCAGATCGAGCGCCCGTTCCGGCGCCAGCAATGTTCCGTCCACCTCGAGCCCGATCCGCCCGGTGGTTTCGGTGATCAGCCCATTGCCCGCCAGAGCCCGCGTCAGCGCTAGCCTCCAACTCGCGTCGAGTTCCGCGGTGTCGAGCGCAAGGCTTCCACCGCCCACCAGCCGGGCGCCGTCGCCTTCGATGGCGATGTTGGAGATCTGCGCCGAGCCACCGATAAGGCTCACCAATCCGCCGGCTTCATCAGCAATGAACGGGCCTGAATCCAGTGCCGTCGCCACCAGGGTT from Pelagibacterium sp. 26DY04 harbors:
- a CDS encoding SspB family protein, which translates into the protein MAQDHIRYDILAQEALRGVVRKVLSEVARTGLPGDHHFFISFVTQAPGVRLSQKLISQYDKEMTIVLQNQFWDLKVTETGFEVGLSFDGINETLFIPFSAIKGFFDPSVQFGLQFEVAESQPGSQPAAVAQDAEEIDETPDDDGEPTPEGGGEKVVSLDSFRKK
- a CDS encoding ribbon-helix-helix domain-containing protein; translation: MRKRSLTIAGHRTSIALEPQFWDALETIAAERDISLPTLIAEIDEQREDTNLSSSIRVAVLIWYQQRSRL